In the Streptomyces sp. NBC_00525 genome, one interval contains:
- a CDS encoding uridine kinase family protein → MTGPSGSGKSSLAARTGLPVLRLDDFYKEAGDPTLPLVPGSTDIDWDSPDSWDADAAVAAIGELCDGGSADVPVYDISTSSRTGHETLHIGRTPLFVAEGIFAADIIDRCQARGLLADALCLRGRPSTTFRRRLLRDLRESRKSVPFLLRRGWRLMRTERRIVARHVALGAHPCAKREALGRLAAAAAGRRRTPAAP, encoded by the coding sequence CTGACCGGTCCCTCCGGGTCCGGCAAGTCGTCCCTGGCGGCCCGTACCGGTCTTCCGGTTCTGCGGCTCGACGACTTCTACAAGGAGGCCGGCGACCCTACGCTGCCACTCGTCCCCGGCAGTACGGACATCGACTGGGACTCCCCGGACTCCTGGGACGCGGACGCGGCCGTCGCCGCGATCGGGGAACTCTGCGACGGCGGCAGCGCCGACGTTCCGGTGTACGACATCTCCACCAGCTCCCGCACCGGGCACGAGACGCTGCACATCGGACGCACCCCGCTCTTCGTGGCGGAGGGCATCTTCGCGGCGGACATCATCGACCGCTGCCAGGCGCGGGGGCTGCTGGCCGACGCACTCTGTCTGCGCGGGCGCCCCTCGACGACGTTCCGGCGCCGCCTGCTGCGCGATCTGCGCGAGAGCCGCAAGTCGGTGCCGTTCCTGCTGCGGCGGGGCTGGCGCCTGATGCGTACCGAACGCCGCATCGTGGCCCGCCATGTGGCGCTGGGGGCGCATCCCTGCGCGAAGCGGGAGGCACTGGGCCGCCTGGCCGCGGCCGCAGCGGGCCGACGCCGCACCCCGGCCGCGCCCTGA
- a CDS encoding aldehyde dehydrogenase family protein — protein sequence MSDNRLSVFKTYKLYVGGKFPRSESGRVYEVTDSKGRWLANAPQSSRKDARDAVVAARKAFGGWSGATAYNRGQVLYRVAEMLEGRREQFVREVAEAEGLSKSKAAAVVDAAVDRWVWYAGWTDKVAQVVGGANPVAGPFFNLSTPEPTGVVTVLAPQESSFLGLVSVVAPVIATGNTVVVVASAKSPLPALSLGEVLATSDLPGGVVNVLSGRTAEIAAPLAAHQDVNGIDLTGADAALAKELEIAAADNLKRVSRPPVSRHHPEKEAQGAAHQQAVEGDGDGVDWTADPGTHRLTAFLETKTVWHPTGALGASGSSY from the coding sequence ATGTCCGATAACCGTCTGAGCGTCTTCAAGACCTACAAGCTGTACGTCGGGGGCAAGTTTCCCCGTTCCGAGAGCGGCCGGGTGTACGAGGTGACGGACTCGAAGGGCAGGTGGCTGGCGAACGCGCCCCAGTCGTCCCGCAAGGACGCGCGGGACGCGGTCGTGGCCGCCCGCAAGGCGTTCGGCGGCTGGTCGGGGGCGACCGCGTACAACCGCGGCCAGGTCCTCTACCGCGTCGCGGAGATGCTGGAGGGCCGCCGCGAGCAGTTCGTCCGGGAGGTGGCCGAGGCGGAGGGCCTGTCGAAGTCCAAGGCGGCGGCCGTCGTGGACGCGGCGGTGGACCGCTGGGTCTGGTACGCGGGCTGGACGGACAAGGTGGCCCAGGTGGTGGGCGGGGCGAACCCGGTCGCGGGCCCGTTCTTCAACCTGTCGACGCCCGAGCCGACGGGCGTGGTGACGGTTCTCGCCCCGCAGGAGTCGTCGTTCCTGGGGCTGGTCTCGGTGGTGGCTCCGGTGATCGCTACCGGCAACACGGTGGTCGTGGTGGCCTCCGCGAAGTCCCCGCTGCCCGCCCTGTCGCTGGGCGAGGTGCTGGCCACCTCGGACCTGCCGGGCGGTGTGGTCAACGTCCTGTCGGGGAGGACGGCGGAGATCGCGGCGCCGCTCGCCGCCCACCAGGATGTGAACGGCATCGACCTCACGGGCGCGGACGCGGCCCTGGCGAAGGAGCTGGAGATCGCGGCGGCCGACAACCTGAAGCGGGTTTCGCGCCCGCCCGTCTCCCGCCACCACCCCGAGAAGGAGGCGCAGGGCGCCGCTCATCAACAGGCCGTGGAAGGGGACGGCGACGGCGTCGACTGGACGGCCGATCCCGGCACGCACCGGCTGACCGCCTTCCTGGAGACCAAGACGGTGTGGCACCCCACGGGCGCGCTGGGCGCCTCGGGCTCCTCGTACTGA